The segment CATGGGGACTCCCAATGATCAGGCAGTGCTGCAGGCCATCTTCAACCCTGACACCCCATTCGGAGACCTTGTTGGGTTGGACGTGggagaggaagtggagaaggaAGAAGTAGACGAAGGTGAGTTCCACTTTGGACGGCAGTGTTCCTCTGGTGGCAGAGGATGGTAGTCTCACAAGGCCCCTTGTTCCGTGACCCTTGAATGACGGTCGAGGTTGGGATCAGAGGTCTACCGATCGTTGGTGCACAGGTTGGGGGCTCGGCAAGAGTTTCTCCGCCAAAAGGAGAAAGCCAGGCTTTGTCCTTCAGCCCTCACACCTCTGACCTTCCCTCACCACTTAGTTCACCCCATAATCCAAGCTCAACTGTACTGGGGCCGCGGGGAGGTGCTAAACTTTCACATCTTTGTCATAACAGGGGCACTTCGCTCCCCACAGgatggaaggggtggggaggggctctgCTCAACGTTTCTGACCTCCACATGCACAGCCTCAGCAGGCATTCAGGGTTCCACACCGTTCCCAGCCGAGCCCTGAGCCAATCCTACGTCCCAGCCGACCCCTCCGGCTCAGGTCCCGGCTTTCCAAAGCTCGAGCTGGCTTTTGCTTCTTGCTCCCAGCTGCAcacctgtcccttccctgttccctTCCTGACACAGATGGAGTTTTCCCTCGAGCACAGTTGGAGCAATCCAAGGCCCTGGAGCTGCAAGGGGTGATGGCAGCGGAGGCTGGCGACCTCGGCACGGCCCTGGAGAGGTTTGGCCAAGCCATCAGCCTGCTGCCTGAGCGGGCCTCCGCCTACAACAACCGAGCCCAGGCCCGCCGACTCCAAGGAGATGTGGCAGGTGAGGGGAGATGCCCTGGAACTTCCACAGAAGGGACCCTGGGGTCCACAGACCAGAGATGGAGTGGTTGTGGGACTGGGGCCTGGAGGCTGGGACTGTTCTGGAACCTATGTTCTTACCTATAAGAGCTATCCCATGGGCCCTGCTAGTCTCTGGGGGCTATTGGGAAGGTCAAAGAGATCACATTCCTTTTGTTTATGtaacaaacatttaatgagaGTCTACTGTTGTAGTGGTGGGCTAGGACAAAGAGGAGAGATAGACCACCCACAGGAACTACTCCTACTCCGTGCCGGGTGTCTGGCACTTTCCATGTAACTTCACAACAACCCCCAAAGGTGTGCGCTATTGGTACCTCCCTTTTATAGAAGAAGAAGACTGTAGCAGAATTGGGGTTTGAAGCAGGTGGTGGGGCTCCAAGGTCTGTGCTCTTAATGCCCCTGTGCTACTGCTTCTCAAGAAGCTCACGGTCGGAGGGGTGGGACAGACCCACAACCATGAGACAAGCTGAGAAGGTTCAGAAGAgtgtctgccccccacccctcaccccccaccccccgccaccaaGGGTGAGTTTGAAAGGATGAATAGGCTGCAGCTGGATGGAGGAGAGGAAGTGGGAGAAGGTACAGGCAGGTAGAGACCCAGAAGGCATGGAAAAGTACAGAGAACTTCAGAACTCCAGGCTGGCTGGAATGGGGAGTGGTGGGAGGGTGGAGTAGAGCCTGGAGAAGTAAACAGGGGCCTGATGGCCCCTAACTGGCAACGTTAGGCAGGTTGGACTGTGTCTTGAACACATGGGGAATCATTAAAAGGATTTTAACTGGGGAGTGACCGGATTGAACCTGCTGCCCTTGGGCAACTCTGAGTGGAAGGGGGACAATGGGACAGAGAAGGCCATGCTGGAGACCAGAGGGCAGACTGAAGGTGTAAACCACAGAAAACTGTCACGGTGGTTGAGGTGCTCCTGCAGCCAGGAACGCCAGCCTGAAGGGTTTTGAACATTCTGGGAACAGTGGGGGGAACCAAGGGCCCCTTCTCCAGGCTTGGTTGCCTGGCTTTGGCAGGAGGGGGCTGAGTGGGGCTGTAAAAGCAGCTGAGGACAGTCTGTAGATAAAAAGCCCAGAGAGGAACAGAGGTGATGCTGCCTGGAAAAGGCTTTCCATTCCTCCAGACCGGCTCCTCCAAGGGAAACCCAGAAGCACTGTGATCAGAGAGCTTCTGTGATCAgagagctttttttaaaaaaatttttttaatgttttatttattcttgagggagagagagacagagcatgagcgggcacggggcacagagagagggagacacagaatctgaagcaggctccaggccccgagctgtcagcacagagccagacgcggggctcgaacccacgaaccgtgagatcatgacctgagccgaagtcggatgctcaactgactgagccacccaggggccctgatcAGAGAGCTTCTTAACCATCTGGGTGGCCTGGGCAGCCTAGCCCTCGCTGGGTTCTGGGATCAAAACACACAGAGACTGGACAGAAATCAGCCTCTCTGTAGGGTGATGCTGGAGCTTCTCACGCACCCTGACAGCTCTTTAGACTAGAGAGCATGAGTGACCCGGGCAGAGCCCAGAAAAACTGTAGCTGGGCCCTAAAATACCAACAGctgcctgagtttgaattcaGAGTTTAATGCCCAATCCGAGTATTTCATGAGAAGGATAGACATGACAATGTGCGGGGCCAGCCCTGACTCCAAGACCTCCTTTAATGAAAATAGatagaaaataaggaagatcATGGAGACAAAGAATGAGGAAAGGCAGTCAGCAGGGAGAACAGGTGAGGGAGAAGCCGTTTTAAACATAcgttttttaatgtgtatttactttaaaaaaatttttttaacatttatttatttttgagagagagagagagacagagcatgaacggggagggtcagagagag is part of the Felis catus isolate Fca126 chromosome D1, F.catus_Fca126_mat1.0, whole genome shotgun sequence genome and harbors:
- the TTC36 gene encoding tetratricopeptide repeat protein 36, which encodes MGTPNDQAVLQAIFNPDTPFGDLVGLDVGEEVEKEEVDEDGVFPRAQLEQSKALELQGVMAAEAGDLGTALERFGQAISLLPERASAYNNRAQARRLQGDVAGALEDLERAVALSGGRGRAARQGFVQRGLLARLQGRDDDARRDFERAARLGSPFARRQLVLLNPYAALCNRMLADMMRQLRAPRNGR